From Portunus trituberculatus isolate SZX2019 chromosome 50, ASM1759143v1, whole genome shotgun sequence, the proteins below share one genomic window:
- the LOC123499806 gene encoding uncharacterized protein LOC123499806, with protein sequence MAGLGRLVAGLPLRRVALTPAVVTTRRHVASGNQGEAVRIGCASGFWGDTPTAAHQLIRHGRLDFLMFDYLSEITMSLLTAARAKKPEFGFAPDFVLYALGPHLAEMKRQGVRVLSNAGGINPEGCAAALRQAAKKAGVDIKVGVVTGDDLMPQKSDLLEANLCDIASGLPLPASAHSINAYLGATAMARALEQGADVVVTGRCADSSMALAPLMHSFGWGPDDLDQLAAGSLAGHLIECGAQATGGIFTDWHTVPDWHNIGFPIAEVSPSGRLIITKPEGTGGLVSTGTVSEQLLYEIGDPRAYVLPDVVCDLSGVQMREVEAGVEVWGAKGKPPTNKYKVSSTYLDGYKATAVCAVGGPRSAAKGHRTAEAILKRCRGILKSLGMSDFERTHVQVLGAEDTYGPHARAGNGPREGVIWFSATHKNKKALEVFGMEIAAAGTGMAPGLTAIVGGRPKPSPLLRLHSSLIEKERCKVKVNVEGKESEVEAGTQNTVPASSYDLPHQPTSDVPDLKTGPHSYRLEELAFTRSGDKGNSCNVGVVARSPSLYPYLQKALSAAAVGEYFSHVWGAELGPDAPHECVKRYEVPGIHGLNFVLEKSLGGGGVASLRSDPQGKAFGQMLLDFKVTGMPDLASLRD encoded by the exons atggCGGGGCTGGGAAGACTTGTTGCCGGGTTGCCTTTGAGAAGAGTGGCTCTCACGCCCGCCGTGGTCACCACCAGGAGACACGTAGCCTCTGGAAACCAAGGGGAGGCAGTGAGGATTGGATGTGCCAGTGGCTTTTGGGGCGACACTCCCACagcag CCCACCAGCTCATCCGTCATGGCCGCCTGGACTTCCTCATGTTTGACTACCTCTCGGAGATCACCATGTCACTGCTCACTGCTGCCAGAGCCAAGAAGCCAGAGTTTGGCTTTGCACCAGACTTTGTCCTCTATGCTCTGGGACCTCACCTGGCAGAGATGAAGAGgcaag GTGTGCGGGTACTGAGCAATGCTGGCGGCATCAACCCTGAGGGCTGTGCGGCCGCCCTCAGGCAGGCTGCTAAGAAGGCCGGGGTGGACATCAAG GTTggggtggtgactggtgatgaccTGATGCCCCAAAAAAGTGACCTGCTGGAGGCTAATCTGTGTGACATTGCCTCTGGACTTCCCCTTCCTGCCTCAGCCCATAGCATCAATGCATACTTAGG GGCCACAGCCATGGCACGTGCTTTGGAGCAAggtgctgatgtggtggtgacagggagGTGTGCTGACAGCTCCATGGCTCTCGCTCCACTCATGCACTCA TTTGGTTGGGGTCCTGATGACCTGGACCAGCTGGCAGCAGGGAGCTTGGCAGGTCACCTAATAGAGTGTGGTGCTCAGGCAACTGGTGGCATCTTCACAGACTGGCACACTGTTCCTGACTGGCATAACATTG GTTTCCCCATTGCTGAGGTCTCCCCCAGTGGCCGCCTTATCATCACCAAGCCTGAGGGCACTGGGGGTCTGGTGAGCACAGGTACAGTGTCTGAGCAGCTCCTCTATGAGATTGGAGACCCTCGGGCATATGTATTGCCTGACGTAGTGTGTGACCTGTCAGGGGTGCagatgagggaggtggaggcaggtgtggaggtgtggggtGCCAAGGGAAAGCCCCCCACCAATAAATACAAG GTTTCTTCCACATACCTGGACGGTTACAAGGCCACTGCTGTGTGTGCCGTGGGTGGCCCTCGCAGTGCAGCCAAAGGCCACAGGACAGCCGAGGCCATACTGAAGCGGTGCCGGGGGATCCTGAAGAGTTTGGGCATGTCGGACTTTGAACGGACACATGTGCAAGTGCTGGGGGCTGAGGACACCTATGGCCCTCatgccag GGCAGGCAATGGGCCAAGGGAGGGTGTGATCTGGTTCTCAGCCAcccacaagaacaagaaggccCTGGAGGTGTTTGGGATGGAGATAGCAGCAGCCGGCACTGGCATGGCGCCTGGACTGACAGCCATTGTGGGGGGCCGGCCTAAACCGTCTCCCTTGCTCCGGCTCCACTCATCCCTTATTGAGAAGGAAAGATGCAAG GTAAAGGTAAATGTGGAAGGCAAAGAGAGTGAAGTAGAAGCCGGCACCCAGAACACTGTCCCAGCCTCTAGTTATGATCTGCCACACCAGCCGACCTCTGATGTCCCTGACCTGAAGACTGGCCCTCACAG CTATCGTCTGGAGGAGCTTGCATTCACCCGCAGTGGTGATAAAGGAAACTCCTGCAACGTGGGTGTGGTGGCACGTAGCCCATCCCTCTATCCTTACCTGCAGAAGGCCCTCTCAGCTGCTGCAGTTGGAGAATACTTTAGCCATGTGTGGGGAGCTGAGCTGGGTCCTGATGCTCCTCATGAATGTGTTAAGAG GTATGAGGTGCCAGGAATCCACGGCCTCAACTTTGTGCTGGAGAAGTCactgggcggtggtggtgtggcctCCCTCCGCTCTGATCCACAGGGCAAGGCGTTTGGTCAGATGCTCCTTGACTTCAAGGTCACAGGAATGCCTGACCTCGCTTCTCTCAGGGACTAG